From Musa acuminata AAA Group cultivar baxijiao chromosome BXJ3-8, Cavendish_Baxijiao_AAA, whole genome shotgun sequence, one genomic window encodes:
- the LOC135645191 gene encoding annexin-like protein RJ4 yields the protein MATLAVPETIPSASEDAEQIWKACKGWGTDETALITILAHRDATQRKIIRLAFEEQYKENLIMRLESELSGDLERAVYLWIFDPVEREAIIANIAVKKNIDYQAIIEIACVNSPKELLAVKEEYHARYKRSLEEDIAVHTVGDFRQLLVSLVSTYRYDGDETDTGVVRLEAKTLHDAIKSQTFNHSEVIRILSTRSKAQLCATFNYYKDEYGIPITKALTSESPNEFALALRMAIRCIVSPQKHFAKVLQNAVGKAGTDEDALTRVIVMHAEKDLKVIKEIFHKRTNATLKHAVGTETCGHYNSFLLALVGN from the exons ATGGCGACTCTTGCAGTGCCTGAAACCATTCCGTCTGCATCAGAGGACGCCGAGCAGATCTGGAAGGCATGCAAAG GTTGGGGAACAGATGAGACGGCACTCATCACTATATTAGCACATAGAGATGCTACTCAAAGGAAGATAATAAGATTGGCATTCGAGGAACAGTACAAGGAGAATCTTATCATGCGACTTGAATCCGAATTATCTGGAGACCTTGAG AGAGCTGTCTACCTCTGGATATTTGACCCGGTTGAACGAGAGGCTATCATCGCTAACATCGCCGTGAAGAAGAACATCGACTACCAAGCGATCATAGAAATTGCATGCGTCAATTCCCCGAAAGAGCTGCTGGCGGTGAAGGAGGAATACCATGCTCGTTATAAACGTTCCCTGGAAGAAGATATTGCGGTCCACACTGTTGGAGACTTTAGACAG CTTTTGGTTTCACTGGTGAGCACATACAGATACGATGGTGACGAGACCGACACAGGCGTAGTTCGTTTGGAAGCCAAAACTCTTCACGATGCTATCAAGTCACAGACCTTCAACCACAGTGAGGTCATTCGAATCCTGAGTACCAGAAGCAAGGCCCAACTTTGCGCTACCTTTAACTATTACAAAGACGAATACGGCATTCCCATTACAAAG GCTTTGACTTCTGAGTCTCCAAATGAATTTGCATTGGCACTACGAATGGCGATACGATGCATTGTGTCACCCCAGAAGCACTTTGCAAAG GTTCTCCAGAATGCAGTCGGCAAAGCAGGTACTGATGAAGATGCACTCACTCGCGTCATCGTCATGCATGCGGAGAAGGATCTGAAGGTGATCAAAGAGATTTTCCATAAGAGAACTAATGCCACGCTCAAACATGCAGTGGGTACCGAGACATGTGGGCATTACAATAGCTTCCTCCTTGCTTTAGTAGGGAACTAA